Proteins co-encoded in one Scylla paramamosain isolate STU-SP2022 chromosome 43, ASM3559412v1, whole genome shotgun sequence genomic window:
- the LOC135093521 gene encoding microtubule-associated protein futsch-like isoform X1: MTTHASFSLRLAAHARPLTPSSDRPPPPTSSPVSPGALHEDLLSAASNEEGNEGGGEGGGGRGGVTWRGHRRAATASAAAAASRSLSPTKDASTRAYLRRVRSLSRENKQRQEAREREVRRQELEERRRREHILIQRKKERDTLMSKFLREPLRQAREAKKASCSLRGGEAEEEDKVRMCQSVPNLDEALRLVRREDQALDARARAFQSPPQRRRRPLEEGPTCDRFVRTHARLSLTRRAPVPATRPFPPGTSDVIRENQKPYPTLPPEELESRMRRRGRRSSSENVVRGGSGTQPLKARAEAPPQGLPAVDSHVVVLPRPRLDRRSSMPDLRDFRCVSSTVVYETIAALSSLGAARGLLVVPPGSASSPSPRVKASPEPPQRWAKRMNEFIEAETQAVLRDSPLLGPAGPDSAGSAGALGRRSQRREWVSKHSSVKTLQKNILSASLTDSASQTESLLRPPSPGVHRRGAPGSDPEYYDSLEEDDGRASSHQGSHLAFYVPIKDQASRDVAFNPTLPPRLTARLEERRATLPRRPQQAQPLALTGIRVPLLSEVPQAPPACTEEATAEQDSAAWQEVAATTAAEGARSSSSSSAGGSTSSESDIQDSARLALVRQQAAAIPSPATLSSASDIVAVSSPTTSPRLHPAVDALTAILAAPQTSQDGPRVSPDGASSLLPPFEPDLLTQDSPALPVHASAASEGKRTVMNGDAENMTSPQPPATSPRTKDSPQQPLSPKASPTPVVNGTCSGEEEEDAEIPEETPAKADHPADYHKQSQRERMRGNAADADEAEADEVEEDVSRGPESVDSYAEDYDSDSFLSYTRTCKTESDYSEAASSHSLSESTVPVESSGLETNESCSGSEGGAEASESVMTEEEEEEEAASEVSEVSEEQKVPSVREIVGFVSSGKEMLLESGFVDCDATDDEDASHTDSTDTASITSADTTTTTTTTNTKVSNTDARHLEIKDNKDCRDSDTTTTTTTTTTTTTIITVETKGRAVVNSVIEKSLEILTQTEENGDDSEAGNGGGGGGDGDGDGDGGEGSEEEEEGIEIMKNNADDSKVTDTVLDSTENALQVGQRDAGTEHDADEGNADTEHAAEQGNAGTEHDTDTGHAAEQGNTEMEHAKQVNDKEETETGVDSEQRNAGTEHEEGEKERVIEDEKNDEEQVEKENREEEEQTVVDDTETMNKGEINANEEEDKENREDEDDENADNKEESTEDENKEEDQENKDDNEEAQEEGETNTNKQEVATDVNEGTKVGEEEEEEEEEDGSDGTEDSWDRVTVIRALSVSCPTTPELQTSDATPPDADEDAPSPPDADEDAPSPPDADENAPLPPDADEDAPLPPDADEDAPLPPDADEDTPLPPDADENAPLPPDADEDAPSPPDADENAPLPPDADEDTPSPPDADENAPLPPDADEDTPLPPDTDENAPLPPDADEDTPLPPDADENAPLPPDADEDAPLSHDADEDLPLSPDADENAPLSPDADEDTPLPPDAKEDTPSPPDADEDTPSPPDADENAPLTSDADENAPLSPDADDNAPLPPDADEDAPSPSDADENAPLPPDADEDTPSPPDADEDTPSPPDADENAPLPSDAEGDTPLPPDADKDTQTTSPDEDTHISTPPTHNTDVPADYIPAEEDLQDPQDPQEPLDPQDLLQEDIYRVTAILPQCSLQEDTSSGLSTIDEDEEFTDPMVAPQRPSSVENEMEDEENGEMKEEEVVLNVQEEEDKEKEDEKNEEKEEEEKEEKSEEEIAVVDKEEVEDTVDDKEEEEEKEKEDEKEENEEGKEMEEATLEKEEEDEIKEDKEKEEDEKEKEEETIKEEREEEEETIMENKDGEDTEITNKDGKEENGEEAKEDTEDDTGNVIKEDNKETENDDEENKEETEDGDENEEEEENDDNSECKKNEKEEEEIKEEREENSLIGMEEKGEEEDKTREEEEEIKEDEEDSEKEEGNEEDNEEKEAMNEDDGTMKKKEVEEKREEEVEEEEVEMENSVVLEASTLEEEVEESGAAGGGDSLLEEVIEEEEEGEEKRGEDTVAEDTIAEDIGEGVSLVEDSVTEEVEAGEAGGLDMEADINSLLEALEESIVEVVEENIAKEGEEGEEREEEENAGVEGECVAARRLVQAAAPPQEVQDAAGQAEQVPRAAQVVRGTGEQQCVVGRRAAPRTFNSTLMRDEGVPVPALALPSDARSPPSEGTPGHGEDEHPLDTFRAALPDTAAACPPASGIEGGARQRDASSSSESARGGDEAEGAAAGHASSSDSGVVEMASRAPRSPSEASAESVGGVGRGGPTFLPRETSTVVSSRNGSAAPRQANRRGRERGPAGRRPGEPSEAVAGRPRARPPDSQHDVTQQEARQQGRRRGPAGRNGPDASRRPSSETCRRRRPGLENALPRRRDLEDSPRDANSPPASPGEPTPARPSDYEASDSGEASHSERLLRAMETRRARRRRPRSSNIDAEDSLGGFRPPTLSALDMFLATLPRYRGGRSDAPVEPVASPPPTDDNVTVQVRAGPRQHDVRVTSRRQVRLVVDVGPGQPPPSSDSGCVPDAGHTQRATRRTGGAAGGSPMRRRGRRPGRGEATADVDQLLTDVRDYLNTKLSSRTTGDGGGGGDGGGGGDGGGSGAAPIVVEGSNIEKCFTEPPAGGGRARLYPKGCLRPEDRSGRGLGDPSLKEQQRIKNSISAINALLKQFS, translated from the exons CGCTGCGAGTAATGAGGAAGgcaatgaaggaggaggtgaaggaggaggaggaaggggaggtgtcACCTGGCGGGGGCACAGGAGAGCCGccaccgcctccgccgccgcagCCGCCTCCCGGAGTTTGAGCCccaccaaggacgcctccaccAGGGCCTACCTGAGGAGGGTTCGGTCCCTGTCCAGAGAGAACAAACAGCGGCAGGA GGCTCGGGAGCGCGAGGTGCGGCGGCAGGAGCTGGAGGAGCGGCGGCGACGGGAGCACATCCTGATCCAAAGGAAGAAGGAGCGTGACACCCTCATGTCCAAGTTCCTGCGCGAGCCGCTACGCCAGGCCCGGGAGGCCAAGAAGGCGTCTTGCTCTCTCAGGGGCggcgaggcagaggaggaggacaaggtgcGCATGTGTCAGTCTGTGCCCAACCTGGACGAGGCGCTGCGGCTGGTGCGGCGCGAGGACCAGGCCCTGGACgcccg gGCGCGTGCCTTCCAGAGTCCCCcgcagcggcggcggcgtccCCTGGAGGAGGGACCCACGTGTGACCGTTTTGTTCGTACCCACGCCCGCCTGTCTCTCACCCGTCGCGCCCCAGTGCCCGCGACCCGCCCCTTCCCCCCTGGCACATCTGACGTCATCCGGGAGAACCAGAAGCCCTACCCCACGCTGCCCCCAGAGGAGCTGGAGTCACGCATGCGGCGGCGCGGGCGGCGCAGCAGCAGCGAGAATGTTGTGAGAGGCGGCAGCGGCACGCAGCCCCTGAAGGCCCGCGCGGAGGCGCCGCCCCAGGGCCTGCCCGCCGTGGACAGCCACGTGGTGGTGCTGCCGCGCCCCAGGCTGGACCGCCGCAGCTCCATGCCGGACCTGCGGGACTTCCGGTGCGTGAGCTCAACCGTGGTGTACGAGACCATCGCGGCGCTCAGCAGCCTCGGTGCGGCGCGGGGCCTGCTGGTGGTGCCCCCTGGCTCAGCCTCCTCACCGTCGCCCCGCGTGAAGGCCTCGCCCGAGCCCCCGCAGCGTTGGGCAAAGAGGATGAACGAATTCATCGAGGCGGAGACGCAGGCAGTGCTGCGGGACAGCCCGCTGCTGGGGCCCGCGGGGCCCGACTCGGCGGGGTCAGCGGGCGCCCTGGGGCGGCGATCTCAGCGGCGCGAGTGGGTCTCCAAACACTCATCGGTCAAGACGCTGCAGAAGAACATCCTCTCTGCGAGCCTGACGGACTCTGCCAGTCAGACGGAGAGCCTGCTGCGCCCTCCCTCCCCGGGCGTGCACCGCCGCGGCGCCCCAGGCAGCGATCCGGAGTACTATGACAGCCTGGAGGAGGACGACGGCCGCGCCTCCTCTCACCAGGGCTCCCACCTCGCCTTCTACGTGCCCATCAAGGACCAAGCCTCGCGGGACGTGGCCTTCAACCCCACGCTGCCCCCGCGACTCACGGCTCGTCTGGAGGAGCGCCGCGCCACCCTGCCCCGCCGGCCACAGCAAGCCCAGCCCCTGGCTCTCACGGGAATCCGCGTGCCCTTGCTCAGCGAGGTCCCACAGGCCCCTCCAGCATGCACCGAGGAGGCCACCGCGGAGCAGGACTCCGCTGCGTGGCAGGAAGTTGCGGCAACCACGGCGGCGGAGGGCgcacgcagcagcagcagcagcagtgccgGAGGGTCAACCAGCAGCGAGTCAGACATCCAGGACAGCGCGCGGCTGGCCCTCGTACGGCAGCAGGCGGCGGCCATCCCCTCCCCCGCCACGCTCTCCTCCGCCTCGGACATCGTGGCGGtgtcctcccccaccacctcgCCTCGACTCCACCCCGCAGTGGACGCCCTCACCGCCATCCTGGCGGCCCCTCAGACTTCCCAGGACGGACCACGGGTGTCCCCAGACGGTGCTTCCAGCCTCCTGCCGCCCTTCGAGCCTGACCTCCTCACACAAGACTCCCCAGCGCTTCCTGTCCACGCCTCTGCTGCCTCTGAGGGAAAGCGAACAGTGATGAACGGCGATGCTGAGAATATGACGAGCCCTCAGCCCCCAGCGACCAGTCCCAGAACGAAAGACAGTCCCCAGCAGCCCCTCAGCCCCAAGGCCTCACCCACACCGGTCGTGAACGGGACTTGcagcggcgaggaggaggaggacgcggaAATCCCTGAGGAGACCCCGGCGAAGGCAGACCATCCCGCTGACTACCACAAGCAGAGCCAgcgggagaggatgagaggcaaCGCGGCGGACGCAGACGAGGCAGAGGccgacgaggtggaggaggacgtaTCCCGGGGACCTGAGAGCGTGGACTCCTACGCTGAGGACTACGACTCGGACTCCTTCTTGTCCTACACGAGGACTTGTAAGACTGAGAGTGActacagcgaggccgcgagcAGCCACTCCTTGAGCGAGAGCACCGTCCCTGTGGAGTCCTCGGGCTTGGAGACGAACGAATCCTGCAGCGGGAGCGAGGGCGGCGCGGAGGCGAGTGAGAGTGtcatgacggaggaggaggaggaggaggaggcagccagCGAGGTGAGTGAGGTGAGTGAGGAGCAGAAGGTTCCGTCCGTCCGTGAAATTGTGGGGTTCGTGTCCAGCGGGAAGGAAATGTTGCTGGAAAGTGGATTTGTGGATTGCGACGCCACGGACGATGAGGATGCCAGCCACACGGACTCCACGGACACGGCCTCCATCACTAGTGCcgacaccactaccaccaccaccactacgaacACCAAAGTGAGTAATACAGATGCGAGACACTTGGAAATTAAAGATAATAAAGATTGTAGAGAtagcgacaccaccaccaccaccactaccaccaccaccaccaccaccattatcactgtTGAAACCAAGGGAAGAGCTGTTGTCAATTCAGTTATCGAAAAAAGTCTTGAAATTTTAACTCAAACTgaagaaaatggtgatgatagtgaggctggaaatggtggtggtggtggtggtgacggtgatggtgatggtgatggtggtgaaggaagtgaggaggaggaagagggcatagaaataatgaaaaataatgctgATGATTCCAAAGTGACAGACACAGTACTTGATTCAACAGAAAACGCGTTACAGGTTGGACAGAGGGACGCCGGAACGGAACACGACGCTGACGAAGGGAACGCGGACACGGAACACGCAGCGGAACAGGGGAACGCTGGAACGGAACACGACACGGACACGGGACACGCAGCTGAACAGGGGAACACCGAAATGGAACACGCCAAGCAGGTAAATGATAAAGAGGAGACAGAAACAGGTGTGGATTCTGAACAGAGGAACGCCGGAACGGAAcacgaggaaggagagaaggaaagagtaattgaagacgagaagaatgatgaggaacaagtagaaaaagaaaacagagaagaggaggaacagacagTAGTTGATGACACGGAAAcaatgaataaaggagaaattaacgcaaatgaagaggaggataaagagaatagggaagatgaggatgacGAAAACGCAGACAACAAAGAAGAGAGCacggaagatgaaaataaagaggaggatcaagaaaataaagatgacaaCGAGGAAGcacaagaggaaggagaaacaaacacaaacaaacaagaagtgGCTACAGATGTAAACGAAGGAACAAAAgtaggtgaagaggaggaagaggaagaggaagaggacgggagTGACGGGACAGAGGATTCCTGGGACAGAGTGACGGTGATCAGAGCGCTCTCCGTCAGCTGTCCAACCACCCCTGAGCTGCAGACCTCTGACGCCACTCCTCCTGACGCTGACGAGGACGCCCCCTCACCTCCTGACGCAGACGAGGACGCCCCCTCACCTCCTGACGCAGACGAGAACGCCCCCTTACCTCCTGACGCAGACGAGGACGCCCCCTTGCCTCCTGACGCAGACGAGGACGCCCCCTTACCTCCTGACGCAGACGAGGACACCCCCTTACCTCCTGACGCAGACGAGAACGCCCCCTTACCTCCTGACGCAGACGAGGACGCCCCCTCACCTCCTGACGCAGACGAGAACGCCCCCTTACCTCCTGACGCAGACGAGgacactccctcacctcctgaCGCAGACGAGAACGCCCCCTTACCTCCTGACGCAGACGAGGACACTCCCTTACCTCCTGACACAGATGAGAACGCACCCTTACCTCCTGACGCAGACGAGGACACTCCCTTACCTCCTGACGCAGACGAGAACGCCCCCTTACCTCCTGATGCAGACGAGGACGCCCCCTTATCTCATGACGCAGACGAGGATCTCCCCTTATCTCCTGACGCAGACGAGAACGCACCCTTATCTCCTGACGCAGACGAGGACACCCCCTTACCTCCTGACGCAAAAGAGgacactccctcacctcctgaCGCAGATGAAGACACCCCCTCACCTCCTGACGCAGACGAGAACGCTCCCTTAACTTCTGACGCAGACGAGAACGCTCCCTTATCTCCTGACGCAGACGATAACGCTCCCTTACCTCCTGACGCAGACGAGGACGCCCCCTCACCTTCTGACGCAGACGAGAATGCTCCCTTACCTCCTGACGCAGACGAGgacactccctcacctcctgaCGCAGATGAGGACACCCCCTCACCTCCCGACGCAGACGAGAACGCCCCCTTACCTTCTGACGCAGAAGGGGACACTCCCTTACCTCCTGACGCAGACAAGGACACCCAAACAACATCTCCTGACGaagacacacacatatccacaccacccacacacaacacagacgTCCCTGCTGACTATATACCTGCAGAAGAAGACCTCCAAGACCCCCAGGACCCCCAAGAGCCCCTCGATCCTCAGGACCTTCTGCAGGAGGATATATACAGAGTCACAGCCATTCTACCTCAATGTAGCCTTCAGGAGGACACCAGCTCTGGCCTCTCCACTATCGACGAAGATGAGGAGTTTACAGATCCTATGGTTGCCCCACAGCGGCCTTCGTCAGTAGAAAACGagatggaagatgaagaaaacggagaaatgaaggaggaagaagttgtATTAaatgtacaggaggaggaggataaagagaaggaagatgagaagaatgaagagaaggaggaggaggaaaaggaagagaagagtgaagaggaaatagCTGTAGTAGAtaaagaggaggtagaagatactgttgatgataaggaagaggaagaagagaaagagaaagaagatgaaaaggaagagaatgaagaaggaaaagaaatggaggaagccacattagaaaaggaagaggaggatgagataaaagaggacaaagaaaaggaagaagacgaaaaggagaaggaagaagagaccataaaagaagaaagggaggaagaagaggaaacgataatggaaaacaaagatGGAGAGGACACGGAGATTACGAATaaagatgggaaagaagaaaatggtgaagAGGCGAAAGAAGACACAGAAGATGATACAGGAAATGTgataaaagaagataacaaagaaacagaaaatgatgacgaagaaaataaagaggaaacggaggatggtgatgagaatgaggaagaggaagaaaacgatgataatTCTGAGtgtaagaaaaatgagaaagaagaggaggagataaaagaggaaagagaggaaaatagtctcattggaatggaggaaaagggagaggaggaagataagacgagggaagaggaggaagagataaaggaggacgaggaggatagcgaaaaagaagaaggaaatgaagaggacaacgaagagaaagaggcaatgaatgaagatgatggaacaatgaagaagaaagaagtggaggagaaaagagaagaggaggtggaggaggaagaagtagagatGGAGAACAGCGTAGTGTTAGAAGCATCCAcgctagaggaggaggtggaggagagtggcGCCGCCGGTGGTGGAGACAGTCTGTTGGAGGAGGTgattgaggaagaagaggagggggaggagaagagaggtgaaGACACGGTAGCGGAGGACACCATTGCGGAGGACATCGGGGAGGGCGTGTCACTGGTGGAGGACAGCGTgacggaggaggtggaggcggggGAGGCCGGAGGCCTGGACATGGAGGCGGACATCAACTCTCTGCTGGAGGCGCTGGAGGAGTCCatcgtggaggtggtggaggagaacatcgcgaaggagggggaggagggagaggagagggaggaggaggagaatgccggggtggagggggagtgtGTGGCGGCGCGCAGGCTGGTGCAGGCCGCGGCGCCGCCCCAGGAGGTGCAGGACGCGGCAGGCCAGGCAGAACAGGTTCCCCGCGCGGCGCAGGTCGTGCGTGGGACGGGAGAGCAACAGTGCGTGGTGGGGAGGCGCGCGGCGCCCAGGACCTTCAACTCCACCCTCATGCGGGACGAGGGGGTGCCAGTGCCTGCCCTCGCCCTGCCTTCCGACGCGCGCTCCCCTCCCAGTGAGGGCACGCCGGGACACGGCGAGGATGAGCACCCATTGGACACGTTCCGCGCAGCACTACCGGACACCGCGGCGGCCTGTCCCCCCGCCAGCGGGATCGAGGGCGGGGCTCGGCAGCgggacgcctcctcctccagcgagTCTGCTCGCGGCGGGGACGAGGCGGAGGGCGCGGCGGCGGGCCATGCCTCCTCCTCAGATTCCGGCGTGGTGGAGATGGCCAGCAGGGCGCCTCGCTCCCCCTCTGAGGCCTCCGCGGAGAGCGTTGGTGGAGTGGGGCGCGGCGGCCCCACGTTCCTTCCCCGAGAAACGTCCACGGTTGTCAGCAGCCGTAACGGCAGCGCCGCGCCCCGCCAGGCCAATAGGCGTGGCAGGGAGCGCGGCCCCGCGGGGCGGAGGCCGGGGGAACCCAGCGAGGCAGTGGCGGGGCGGCCCAGAGCGAGGCCACCAGATTCCCAGCACGACGTGACGCAGCAGGAGGCCAGGCAGCAGGGGCGGCGGAGGGGCCCCGCGGGGCGCAACGGCCCGGATGCATCACGCCGTCCGAGCAGCGAAACCTGCCGGAGGCGGAGGCCGGGCCTGGAGAACGCCCTGCCGCGGAGACGCGACCTTGAGGACTCCCCGAGAGACGCCAACAGCCCCCCAGCCTCCCCCGGGGAGCCGACCCCCGCCCGCCCCAGCGACTACGAGGCCTCGGACTCCGGCGAGGCGAGCCACTCTGAGCGGCTGCTGCGGGCCATGGAGACGCGACGGGCGCGGCGCCGCAGGCCGCGCTCCTCGAACATCGACGCCGAGGACAGCCTCGGGGGTTTCCGCCCCCCGACACTCAGCGCCCTAGACATGTTTTTAGCCACGCTGCCAAGGTACCGCGGAGGGCGCAGCGATGCTCCCGTGGAGCCCGTGGCGTCACCGCCCCCTACAGACGACAACGTGACGGTGCAAGTGCGCGCCGGGCCTCGCCAGCACGATGTGCGCGTCACGTCGCGGCGACAGGTGCGCCTAGTGGTGGACGTGGGCCCCGGCCAGCCCCCGCCCTCCTCTGACTCCGGCTGCGTACCTGACGCCGGCCACACCCAAC GTGCGACGCGACGGACAGGCGGCGCGGCGGGCGGGTCCCCCATGCGGCGGCGGGGACGACGGCCAGGGCGAGGCGAGGCCACAGCTGACGTGGACCAGTTGCTGACTGACGTGCGGGACTACCTCAACACCAAGCTGTCCAGCAG GACTACtggtgacggcggcggcggcggcgatggcggcggtggcggcgatggcggcggcagcggcgcgGCTCCCATCGTGGTGGAGGGAAGCAACATTGAGAAGTGCTTCACGGAGCCACCGGCAGGCGGCGGCAGGGCCAGGCTGTACCCCAAAG GTTGCCTGCGGCCCGAGGACCGCAGCGGGCGCGGCTTAGGGGATCCCAGCCTAAAGGAGCAGCAGCGCATCAAGAACTCCATCAGCGCCATCAACGCGCTGCTCAAGCAGTTCTCCTGA